The stretch of DNA AGTCCCGATTCCGAGGCGATCACCGTAGCGTCGAGCACACGGTGCGATCGTCATGATGACACGCACCACCAAACCATGGCGGTTCGTTTCGTTGCATTGCAGGCTTCCAGGTTCCAGCTCACGAGCTTCTTGCATGCGCGTTAACGATCCAAAACCCCGGCCGGCTCCGATCGGAGACACTCTCGCCGTCCGGTCTCGGTGCTGATCCATCCATCCCACTACCACCACCTGTCGTCGATCTCCCTTTCTTTCCCTAGTTTCGATCGCCATGTGCAGCCTCgctccccgcgccgccgccgctccagcAGCAGGCTTCGGCATCGGCGGCGCCACCGCATTCCTCGACCGGCATCggggcgtcgccgccgccgcgacttCGTCGGGCCACAACGCTGGGGAGCCGACCCGCCGCGCCCGTGCCCGCGCCTCCGAGGCGTCCACCGCACCCGCTCGGAAGCGTGGCCGCCACGACGACGGCTTCGAGCACGTCGCCGTCGATACTGTAGCCTCGTCAGCGCTGCGGAGCCGGATGGACAAAGAGCTCGTCGCTCTCCAAGGTCTCCTCAAGAGAGCCAAGCTCTTGCCTCGCTCCGCCGCTCCCCACGCCGAGAAGAAGTGCGCGCCAGCGCCGCCACGACCATCAGAGGCGCCGTCGGCGGGAGCaaagaggacgacgacgacgtcgcaACCCAAGGGCAAGGAAGCAGCAACGGAGGCGGCGTGTCATCAGACTCAGATCACGGCACGACCAGCGAAttcgaagcagcagcagcagcagcgcccgGTGCAGCGCGCAGCGGCCAAGAACCCGATCGCGGTGGATGTTCCCAACAAGCAGCGGCCGGCGGCCGAGGCACCAGCAGCAGCGAAGCCGAAGCggcatcagcagcagcagcacccggtccagcgtgcagcggcggcggccaagACGACGGAAGTTCCGAAGAAGCGgcgaccggaggaggaggaggagaaggagcgTGCGCGCGCAGCCGAAAGGGAGGAGTTCCGGCAGATGCTGCTGGAGATGGAGAAGGCGGCGCTGCCCGACGAGACGATATACCCGGAGGATCTGGAGGAGCTCGGCATCCCGTTCGAGTTCGTCGTGACTCGGACTTGGAAGCAGGCATGTCTAGATCACGCCAAGAAAGTGGAGCTCGTAGGAGCCTAGATATGGTCCCACGGATGCATATGCATCATAGCATAATCTTATGCGCACATTGATCTTGATTTTGCATGTACCCTGATTCTTCCTGGTGCTTAACTAATTGACTGTTTGTTTGTATGCTGTCTTCAAGTAACTGATCTTGTAAAATTCAGATCGTGAATTTGTTCTATAGCTTGTGAAATTCAGATTGTGAGTTTATTCTATACATGTGTTTGCATGTTCAGGCTTAATTTGTGTATTCCTCTTAAGACGCTGAACTTTCAGGATATCATTCTCTGTACGTTGTACAAACAAGCATCTTTTCATGTAAACTCGTTCAGGCTGTGTGTAAGTGTGTAACTGAAGAACATCCACTCAGTTGACTGTTTTAATGAAGAACAAAACAGAAGCAGAAATAATAGAACATGTATTTTAATGAAGGACTGCAGCGAGACAAAGACGGTAAAATAAAGATGTTGTTGCTCCTGGCACTGGCAGTGCCCAGTTGTGTTCTTGCGGACTGTCAGGTCTTCAATAGCAGTAGCTTTCAGATCCTGCTAGCTTTCTCTGTTTCCTCTGTTTTTGTGCTCTAGTTTGCTGGGAGAACTGTGTATTTGGAACTATGTGCTCTCTAAATTCTGTTGATGAAACATATGCAATGCACTTCCGAGCgagagaggaaaaaaaaaagacagcaGAGCTCACATGGCCTGCGGGAAGAGGTAAGAGTAGAACAGCAGTGACACAAAAGCGATTGGAGATCGTGCGATCTAGTCTCTTGAACTCTTGTTTTCATCGTTCTCTTTCATTAATCTACAATATAATATGCTCCTTGCTAGCTATTTGGACTACCGTTGGAGTTGGACACGCCCTCATGCTCAGGGGCGAAGCCACGTTATGCTTGCCTGGTGCACGGGCACCAGGGTAAACAAAAGTTTTGTTAATAAATTGACTAATATTCACCACATATGATAAGTATATTTAGTattttgctttaacagtgcacCACCATTACTTTGATGTTAGCTTCGCCCCTGCTCATGCTCCCCTATGTCACCAGCAGATGAatataaaaagagaaaaagctATTTGGACTACCGTTGGAGTTGGACACGCCCTCTGCTCTATGCTCCTCTAAGTCACCAGCAGATGAATataaaaggagaaaaaaaaatagaggtGGGGTGCTCCGGTGGTGCACAGAACTGGGCATTGGGATCGGAGCCTGTTGTATGCTGTCTTCAAGTAAACTGATCCTGTAAAATTCAGATTGTGAATTTATTCTATAGCTTGTAAAATTCAGATTGTCAATTTATTCTATAGATGTGTTTGCATGTTCAGGCTTTCAGTACTCCTCTTATGAAGCTGAATTTTCAGGATATCATCTCTGTACGTTCTACAGACCACATCTTTTGATGTAAACTCGTTCAGGCTGTGTATAACTGAAGAGCATATCCACTCAATTACCTAAAGCACGTCAGGTAATTGAAGAACAAAACAGaaacaaaaataataaacaTTACAATATCAGCAACGCTGGTTTTAAGTTAGCTGATGACTCGTTATAATCATATTGTGTAATATATGTAACAATGGCTCATATCAATACATAGCTATTTCAGTGCCATCCTGATCTTGATTGAGCTATCGTATAATAATACAACTCAGCAACCAATTACAGCATTTGTTGGTCCCCAAGAACAGTGTGTGGTACACACTGGCAACTGCAGATACAACAAGTTACAGATAGCTGGGCACCTGGTTTCTGCCGAGCTATATATGTTTCGAAAATGGGGAAGTCAAAGAAGAGAAAATTAGCCGACAAAAAATGAAGCCTCATGTTGTTGCAGATGACCCATCAGGGTGATCTGAAACTTTCTACAGGGTCCGAGTCCTCCAGCATTGAGGCCGCCTGGAAGCAATCGGCGGCATCAGCTAGCCTGCCATCCTGCTTGTGAACCTCCCCCAGGTAGAACCAAGCCATTCGGTTAGTGGGTTGGAGCCTTAGGGCATCCGATAGGAAACACCTCGCCACAGGTAGGAACTTGGGCCCTTGTTTAGAGAGGAGGGCACCGATAGAGACCTTGGATGGGACATGCTCTACCTCCATGGAGAGGGCATTGAAGTATGCAGCAAGAGCATCCTGTATCTTCTCGTGCACCTCATGTATGTTACCTGGGGAAAGGCAGGGAATCACAGGACCAAAATTATGGCACAACAAACACAAGATATATTCAACTTCTCAGGCTTACAAATATCTAGCCTATATGAACATTAAAGTTCAAAAGAAAAAGCGGACAGTATGCAGTGTAaatgaattattatttaataagCATTTATGATAACACACAAATATACAAACAGGCAGACAGGAAATACATTTCAAACTTAGTACATCCCCAAAAGCCAGAGGCATAGGCATGACTAATGAAACAATGAAACATGAATTGTAACAAAAGTTTCCTCACCTTCTGCATGAAGGGTTGTCGCAGAGTATGTTTTGAGGGCTTTAGCCTTCTGTAAGCAAATCTCTGCATCTCTCCAATAGGAAAGACTAGAGTACAAGTTGGCAAGACCTTGCCAAACTTCAAATTCGCTCACTTTATCCTCATCATCCTGAAAGAGTGTTCACATAGAATAAGACATCAAGAAGATACGGTAAGGTATATGAAATGTAATTAGATGAAATTAGACTCTAGACAGGGTGCATGTATGTTTGTCCACTTCAGCAGTTAATACAAACACCAAAACAGCTCTCTTTTGGACACATAAATGCGGTTTCAAGAACAAACCTTTTGGATAACACATTTCAGTGTGAGAATCTGGAATTCTGGACACCTTAGGAAAAAGGTAGTGTTTTACATCTAAGAATTTCAAAATCTTCTTTTACAAGCAAATAAGGATTTCAAACATGTTCACAGAAATCTCAAACATCCCATTAAAATAAAACGCTGTGCAAATTAAAATTGTTCTTTTGTATTTGAGAAGACAAACCTCTGTGCCATTTTTGGCAGATCCATAAGCCTTTCGTTGTGCCTGAACAAGAGCAAGAAGGGTGCGATATGCTTCAACTGCTTCCATGGGCAATGATTGAGCAACCTTCAATTTAGCCCTTATTCTAAGCAATGGCCCTTGTTCCCACTTTGCGGTCTCATCTAATGCCGCATCAGTCACAACTTCAGCTTCTGAATACCTTTGTTGTGCAGAAAGAACCAATGATAGCAACCTCCAGCCTTTCGAGACAGATCCACCAGTTGCATCAATGAACTCCTTTGCACATTTCAAGGCAGCATGCATGTTCCGCTGCTCAGCGTACTCAATCCCCATGTCAAATATTAACTCTGGGTTCTGACGGTCAAGAGAAATTGCCTCATTAAGTGACTTCAAAGCCTCAGTCTGCAAGAGAGATCTTTGGTGATCAGATGAAGCAACCTTAGACTTCTTGGACAGGCAACTCCCCAGAACATGGAGGGCCACACTCTTTAGATGCCCATCTGATGATTCGGAATCTTTGACTGCTCTCTTTGCATACTCTACACCCTCAGAAGAAAGAAGATAATTGGAACCGCATATCTTAGCAGCTAACAGAAGGGCCATTATGTCATTTGGACTCTCGTTCTTATTCAATGATTTCCTCAACAAATTTAATGCAGCTTCATTATGAGAAGCTGCAAAATAGCACAACGCTAGACTATACCATCTCTCAGTTCGAGGGTATATTCCAGGTAAAACCTCTTCAAGGTGCTTGGCAAGAATAGATGTCTGGCCACACAGTGACAATGCAAAGGTTAAATGCTCCATAACAGACGGATCCCAGTGTGTCTTCCCAAGGAACCACTTCTTCAATAGTATCATGAGCAATAGGATTGCCTCTTCCACATTATTCCTAGGAACAAAAGAACCTTCAGTTTGTGAAGCCAAGCTCGGGGGGGTCACCTCTACACCACCGTACAACAAGAAAACAGCAAATCTCTTCTGAATCCTTGTGCAGCATTCATCATCGAGATTCCATTGACTTAGAAGAGCACGGCGGTATGAAGCAAGTGCTTCTTGATAGGCCCCAGCTTGCTTCCAAAGTTCTGGGAGAAGCTCAACAGACTTACTGACAGTTTCTTGCAGTTTTGGTTCAACCATAACACCAGGTATGCCACATTGGAAGATACTTTCAACAGCATCTAGGACACTTTTACACTGTTTAGCAGCCTCTGCAAGTTAATGGCTTCATAAAGTCAGATAAGCCTAATTGATATGATTATATAGCGAGATGAAAAACTCATACCCattgccttgcccaacttttGAAGAGACATTGATTTCAAGTAAATGGCTTCAAGAACAA from Sorghum bicolor cultivar BTx623 chromosome 8, Sorghum_bicolor_NCBIv3, whole genome shotgun sequence encodes:
- the LOC110437612 gene encoding serum response factor-binding protein 1-like; translated protein: MCSLAPRAAAAPAAGFGIGGATAFLDRHRGVAAAATSSGHNAGEPTRRARARASEASTAPARKRGRHDDGFEHVAVDTVASSALRSRMDKELVALQGLLKRAKLLPRSAAPHAEKKCAPAPPRPSEAPSAGAKRTTTTSQPKGKEAATEAACHQTQITARPANSKQQQQQRPVQRAAAKNPIAVDVPNKQRPAAEAPAAAKPKRHQQQQHPVQRAAAAAKTTEVPKKRRPEEEEEKERARAAEREEFRQMLLEMEKAALPDETIYPEDLEELGIPFEFVVTRTWKQACLDHAKKVELVGA
- the LOC8068083 gene encoding protein NPG1, with the translated sequence MAAAEWDSRSEASPTGDWPPAAAASPVKGKAAALQESDAGASASGSSEAKVDDGNIQEAESSLREGLSLNYEEARALLGRLEYQRGNVEAALRVFDGIDLQAAIQRFQPSLSEKPLSKRSNKLRSDSSNSGSQHAASLVLEAIYLKSMSLQKLGKAMEAAKQCKSVLDAVESIFQCGIPGVMVEPKLQETVSKSVELLPELWKQAGAYQEALASYRRALLSQWNLDDECCTRIQKRFAVFLLYGGVEVTPPSLASQTEGSFVPRNNVEEAILLLMILLKKWFLGKTHWDPSVMEHLTFALSLCGQTSILAKHLEEVLPGIYPRTERWYSLALCYFAASHNEAALNLLRKSLNKNESPNDIMALLLAAKICGSNYLLSSEGVEYAKRAVKDSESSDGHLKSVALHVLGSCLSKKSKVASSDHQRSLLQTEALKSLNEAISLDRQNPELIFDMGIEYAEQRNMHAALKCAKEFIDATGGSVSKGWRLLSLVLSAQQRYSEAEVVTDAALDETAKWEQGPLLRIRAKLKVAQSLPMEAVEAYRTLLALVQAQRKAYGSAKNGTEDDEDKVSEFEVWQGLANLYSSLSYWRDAEICLQKAKALKTYSATTLHAEGNIHEVHEKIQDALAAYFNALSMEVEHVPSKVSIGALLSKQGPKFLPVARCFLSDALRLQPTNRMAWFYLGEVHKQDGRLADAADCFQAASMLEDSDPVESFRSP